The following DNA comes from Cytophagales bacterium.
CTTGCCTTCACATTTTCCATTGCAGCCATTGGCCAGTATCCATTTGGAATCTGAAGCACTGCACGAAATCCAGTCCAATGGCAGCGCCCAATCGGTTCGATTCCTGGACATCATAGCGTGGGTCATTCTTTTTATCGCAACCATCAATTTTATCAACCTTTTCACTGCGCGTTCTATTGAACGAATTAAAGAAGTAAGCCTGAAAAAAGTCATCGGTTCTTCACAGCTTCAAATGCTGGCGCAGTTCATGATGGAAGTTTTGGTGGTCAGTGTCATTGCTTGTACGGTTGCCTTTACTGCCACACAATTTCTGGTGCACCCACTACACAATTTATTGGGCATTAAGTTCTCCGCTGATTGGACCATGCAGTTGATCAATGCAGGCTTATTCATTCTTTTGCTGTCAGCAGTCGCCTTTTATCCTTCGCTATGGCTGTCTAGAAAAGGTTCTTTTGGCATGGTACGCAAAGTTGCTTCTCCCGTTCGAGGCATTAGTGTGAGACACGTTCTTGTTACCACGCAATTTGCTTTGACTTCTTTATTGCTTATAGGAACCTCGATCATATATGATCAGAAACAATACATGATCGAAAAGCCCAGTGGTTTCAACAAGGATCAAATGTTGGTGGTGAGCTTGCCTTCTACAATCACAGACAACAGGGAGTATGAATCTGCCAGGTTCATCAATGTGTTGGATCAGGATACACGATTTGGGACCATAGGCAGGGTGGCACATCTGCCGGGGTACGAAGTGACTCGAATGCGTTGGATCTATCGGCAGGGTCAGCCAGCCAATGACGGGACGTATCCAAAAGTCATTGCGGCAGACGAAGGCTTCTTCAAAAGCCTAAACCACCAACTACTGGCAGGTAGATTCTTTAGCAAAGATTTTGTAGAGGACTCTTCGATCGTGCTCAATGAGAAGGCCATTACTGACTTAGGTTTTCAAAGCCCTGAAGAGGCAGTGGGAACGAATATATTCTATGAAAACCGGTTGCACAAAGTGATTGGTGTGGTGGCCAATTATCACCAGCAGTCGTTGAAATCTGATTTCAATCCCATTGTATTTCTACCCATGCCGTGGTTGTTTCAGTATTATACGGTGCCTCTGAAAGGGGGTCAGCTGGAAGAAAGTATCAACGTGGCCAGACAACAATATGCGGAGTTGTATCCCAACGATCACTTTGAATTTTTCTTCCTGGATACCTATTTCAATCTGCAATATCAGCAGGACATTCGGTTTGGTCAGATCACAGCCATATTCTCAGGCCTGGCGATTTTCATTGCATTATTTGGGCTTTCCGGTCTAACCTTATTTGCGGTAGATCAACGCATCAAAGAGATCAGTGTTCGTAAGGTATTGGGTGCCAGCTTTCAACAGTTGCTTTGGCTCTTCAACTCCTCATTTACCAAACTGATCCTGATCGCTTTTGTCTTAAGTGCTCCGTTGGCCTATTACCTGATGAACGACTGGCTGACGACTTATTCGTATCGGATCAGCTTGCAGTGGACACACTTTATGATTCCGCTATCCATGGTTTTGGGGTTAGCGTTGGCGATTACTGCAGCAGTGGTGGTCCGTTTTGCCAATGTGAACCCAGCGGAAACTTTGCGTAACGACTAAGTTTTCAATTCAACTAAAAAGAATCACAAAATGCTAAATTTCCTATTCAAAGTAAGTTGGAGAGGGCTTCGTCGTAATTGGCTTTTTTCAGCCATCAATGTGATTGGCTTGTCGCTCGGAATGATGGCTTTCATGTTGATCATGGCCTATGTAAAGTATGAAAACAGCTACGATAAACATGTGCCTGATTTTGAGTCGATTTATCGAATCATCCAGATAGCTGGTGAGGAACGGCCAAGACCTTTTGCGATCACTGACCCTGCTTTAGGCCCTGCTGTTAACCAGGCACTACCAGAAGTGAGCAAGTTTGGGAGATTGATTCCGACGGATAAACTACTCTCAAATTATTCGCTTTCCTATTTTCAAGAGGGGAATTCCACCATCACTTTCAACTACAATGATGCTTATTTCGCAGATCCAGGTATTGTGGAATTGTTTCTTCATGATTGGGTTGCCGGGGATCGTGATGAAGCATTAATCGGACCCAATGAGATCATTTTAGCTGCATCAGAAGCCAGGAGGTTTTTTGGAGCGTCAAATCCTATTGGTAAAATACTGATGAGAAATGGCAAAGAGCAGCTGACTGTTGTGGGTGTTTTCCAAGATACACCCAATAACACGCACTTATCCTTGAAAGTGTTGGTCTCTATGAAGACCCTCCCGGAACGTTTGAACCTGAATCAGGATTGGGACTGGCGTAACTATATGACTTACATCAAGAGCGATACCGATATTGGGTTACAAGAAAAGATAGAACAGATCGTTCACGAGCAAAAAGGTCGGGAAATGACCATGCCACTTCAACGCCTTGCAGACATCCACTTGGAATCGAAGGCCGAGATGGACATCAGTACTAATGGTAATGGCGATTCTATTCGATTTCTTGAAATGATCGCCTGGGTGATCATCCTCATCGCGGCCATCAATTTCTTTAATTTTTTTACGGCAAGGGCGATAGATAGGATCAAGGAAGTGAGCTTGAAAAAAGTGATTGGTTCCAATTATTGGCAAATGGTTGCTCAATTTCAGATCGAGGTTTTTTTAGTGAGTCTGGTAGCTTGTATGTTGGCTGCGACATGTGTCCAATTGATTTCTCCTCTTTTTATGGAGGTACTTGATGTCACATTCATTTACTCATGGAAAACTCAGTTAGTACAAAGCTTATCTTTCATTGGAGCCATGCTTTTATTCAGCTTTTATCCAGCATTTTGGCTCTCAAAAAGGGGTTCATTGGACATGCTTCGAAGGGTTAGCTCCCGTTTGGGCGGTGTATGGATCCGAAAAATATTGGTGATTTTGCAGTTTGCATTCACCACTATTTTACTGATTGGAACTATCGTAATCGACGATCAAAAATCATTCATGATTTCGAAACCAAAAGGCTTTGATAAAGATCAATTACTGGCCATAAAGTTTCCCGCTATTATGAAAGGAAATCGGGAACAGGTATCAGATCGTTTTATTGCTGCACTCAAGAACTACCCGGAGTTTGGAGAAGTAGGCCGAGCCGCACATCTACCGGGTTATGAAGTTACACGTGGAAGAGTCGTCACTCGAGTGGATTCTGTAAGAGATTGGAGTGGACCCAGGGTGATTGGAGCGGATGAAGGTTACTTTACTTCCTTGAATCATCAGTTATTGGCCGGCCGACTATTTGATGACGCATTTAACGATGATCGATCCATCATCTTGAACGAAAAGGCCATTCAAGATCTGGAATTCCATCATATCGAAAAAGCGATCGGCACCACAGTCATGTTTGAAGAAAAGCAATATCAACTAATTGGTATCGTATCAAATTATCATCAAACATCCTTAAGGACTCCTTATCCGGCAGTCGCTTTTGTTAAGCACCCTTGGCTTTATCAATACTTCACTATCAAAATCCAGGGATGGGCTTTGGAAGAGAGTGTCACCCTGGCACGTACGCTATACAGCGAGTTGTATCCAGATGATTATTTTGAGTATTTCTTTCTGGACGAGTACTTCAATGAACAATTTATAGAGGACATCAAATTCGGAAAGATTACAACCCTTTTCTCCGGTTTGGCCATTTTCATTGCCCTTTTTGGTTTATCAGGGCTTACCTTATTTGCTGCCAATCAACGGATCAAAGAAATCAGTGTCCGAAAGGTACTTGGTGCCGGATTTCGGCATCTATTGTGGCTTTTCAATTCCTCTTTTTCAAAATTGATTCTGATTGCATTTGTGGTGAGTGCGCCACTTGCGTATTACCTCATGAGCGACTGGCTGACGAATTTCTCCTATCAAATCAGCTTACATTGGGGACATTTCCTGGTTCCGTTGATCATGGTTTTGGCCATGGCATTGGTCATCACAGCAGCAATTGTGGTACGCATTGCTCAAGTAAACCCGGCCGAGACTTTGAGAAGTGAATGACTTCAATAGGTTAGAATTGAAAGGATAAAGCCGATTTAAGAAAGAATGGAGACCCTGGTGTGTAGTGTAATTCTTCCACTGCATTAGGTTCATCCCGAAGCCTGGAATTCGTCGCGAATTGTGCTTCGTTCCAATCAACATTGAACAGGTTCTGAATCTCAATACTTACCCCAATCCCTTTGGTTTCATAGCGACATTTGGCGGAGGTGATCCCATAACCCAACGCGGTGATGGAATTATCCTCAATTGCTGGTCGATCGGACATTCCGGAATAGGTAACTCCAAATTGGAAGCCTGAACGATGATGATAGTCCAGCGCGAAGGTTCCGCTCCATCTGGGTGCAAGCGGTACATGATTAC
Coding sequences within:
- a CDS encoding ABC transporter permease, whose protein sequence is MLNFLFKVSWRGLRRNWLFSAINVIGLSLGMMAFMLIMAYVKYENSYDKHVPDFESIYRIIQIAGEERPRPFAITDPALGPAVNQALPEVSKFGRLIPTDKLLSNYSLSYFQEGNSTITFNYNDAYFADPGIVELFLHDWVAGDRDEALIGPNEIILAASEARRFFGASNPIGKILMRNGKEQLTVVGVFQDTPNNTHLSLKVLVSMKTLPERLNLNQDWDWRNYMTYIKSDTDIGLQEKIEQIVHEQKGREMTMPLQRLADIHLESKAEMDISTNGNGDSIRFLEMIAWVIILIAAINFFNFFTARAIDRIKEVSLKKVIGSNYWQMVAQFQIEVFLVSLVACMLAATCVQLISPLFMEVLDVTFIYSWKTQLVQSLSFIGAMLLFSFYPAFWLSKRGSLDMLRRVSSRLGGVWIRKILVILQFAFTTILLIGTIVIDDQKSFMISKPKGFDKDQLLAIKFPAIMKGNREQVSDRFIAALKNYPEFGEVGRAAHLPGYEVTRGRVVTRVDSVRDWSGPRVIGADEGYFTSLNHQLLAGRLFDDAFNDDRSIILNEKAIQDLEFHHIEKAIGTTVMFEEKQYQLIGIVSNYHQTSLRTPYPAVAFVKHPWLYQYFTIKIQGWALEESVTLARTLYSELYPDDYFEYFFLDEYFNEQFIEDIKFGKITTLFSGLAIFIALFGLSGLTLFAANQRIKEISVRKVLGAGFRHLLWLFNSSFSKLILIAFVVSAPLAYYLMSDWLTNFSYQISLHWGHFLVPLIMVLAMALVITAAIVVRIAQVNPAETLRSE
- a CDS encoding FtsX-like permease family protein, whose amino-acid sequence is MLRYLFKFTIRGLIRNRTFTAINIIGLSLGLTAFMLIHNYTAFEKSYEAHVPDHENIYRVTRLYESDNSAQYANNFAALGPDVTLELPQVENHARLILTDKIYSNFALSYFGKGVNAITFNHDKAFFADQGVIDLFLHDWISGDRANALNAPNQVVLSRSEAAKYFGEGEAIGKTLKLNGGQSLKVSGVFEDQPQNSHLNLKVLCSMKSLPENWNLDHEWGWGNFHTYLKVSNTQGLAESIHEIASRHLQQGEGLPSHFPLQPLASIHLESEALHEIQSNGSAQSVRFLDIIAWVILFIATINFINLFTARSIERIKEVSLKKVIGSSQLQMLAQFMMEVLVVSVIACTVAFTATQFLVHPLHNLLGIKFSADWTMQLINAGLFILLLSAVAFYPSLWLSRKGSFGMVRKVASPVRGISVRHVLVTTQFALTSLLLIGTSIIYDQKQYMIEKPSGFNKDQMLVVSLPSTITDNREYESARFINVLDQDTRFGTIGRVAHLPGYEVTRMRWIYRQGQPANDGTYPKVIAADEGFFKSLNHQLLAGRFFSKDFVEDSSIVLNEKAITDLGFQSPEEAVGTNIFYENRLHKVIGVVANYHQQSLKSDFNPIVFLPMPWLFQYYTVPLKGGQLEESINVARQQYAELYPNDHFEFFFLDTYFNLQYQQDIRFGQITAIFSGLAIFIALFGLSGLTLFAVDQRIKEISVRKVLGASFQQLLWLFNSSFTKLILIAFVLSAPLAYYLMNDWLTTYSYRISLQWTHFMIPLSMVLGLALAITAAVVVRFANVNPAETLRND